A genomic stretch from Arvicanthis niloticus isolate mArvNil1 chromosome 12, mArvNil1.pat.X, whole genome shotgun sequence includes:
- the LOC117717916 gene encoding cystatin-A-like, translating to MIPGGLSEARSATPEVQEIADQVKPQLEEETNEKYEQFKAVEYKTQVVAGINYFIKINVGGGRFTHIKVFKDLSGEDHFELTGYQTNKTKNDELTYF from the exons ATGATACCTGGAGGCTTGTCGGAGGCCAGATCTGCCACACCAGAAGTCCAGGAGATTGCTGACCAG GTCAAACCACAGCTGGAAGAGGAAACCAATGAGAAATATGAACAATTCAAAGCCGTTGAGTATAAAACTCAAGTTGTTGCTGGAATCAATTACTTCATTAAG ATAAATGTAGGGGGTGGTCGTTTCACGCACATAAAAGTGTTCAAGGATCTTTCTGGAGAGGATCATTTTGAACTTACTGGTTACCAGACTAACAAAACCAAGAATGATGAGCTGACCTACTTCTAA